The sequence below is a genomic window from Chthoniobacterales bacterium.
GCCGCCCGCCGCCTTCTCCGCGATCTCATGGAGCGCGTCGTTGTTCTTTTCCGCCAGCTCATTGAAAGACGCCCAGCGCGAAAACTCCGGCGGAACCGGATTAGCCTTTACCCAGCCGCCATTCGCATAGAGGAAAAAATCGTCCGCCGGTTTCACCGACGTATCCATGTTCTTGGGATCCAGCGGTGGCGGGTTCTTATCTACCTGTGGCTTGGCGGCGGCATCGGTCGAACTGTTGGGCGCGATGGCCGGGCTTTGTCCCGTGACCGGAGGCGGACTTTGGTCAGCCGGCTTTTTCCCAGGTTCCTTAACCGTCGGCGGTTTATCAGCATCCTTGGACGGCGATTTATTCGGTTCGGTTTGCGCGAGCAGAGGGCCGGCTGCCAGCAAACCAGAGATCAGGAGATAGATCGGTTTACGCATCCTGCACCAAAGGATGAAACCGCGCCCTTGTCCAGTCATCCTAATCTTCCTCCTCCTTCTGCTCCTCCTGCTCCTGCTCGTTCTCGTCCTCGTCCTCGTTCTCGCATGGAGACGGCACGCCCGCGTGCCGAGGGGCTGGCGCCCAATCACGCTCACCCCCAACGGCCCGATGGCGAGCCGTCTCCATTTTTTGAACGCCGCGCCGGCAAACCAACTCCAATTCCGCATCCGATTACGATTGTGGCACCTATCCTGCACCCTTATCCGTGATGAACGCCCGCCGCTCAATTTTCCTCGCTCTTGCGGGCGCGATCTGCCTTTGGCTCAGCCCCCACTCGTTCGGGGCCAAATCCAAATCCGCGAAGAAGTCCGCCAAATCCTCCCCGAAATCCGCCGCGACCCCCGCCGCCAAGCCTTCTCCCGCACCCAATAAAGATTGGCAGGTCATCAAAGTCGGTCCGCGCGATTACCTCAGCGCCGATAACATCGCGAAGTTTTACGGCCTGCTCGGCAACGTTGACGCCACCGGCAAAAGCGTCGTTCTCAATAATGGCCGCAACCAGCTTCAGGTCACCCTCGACAGCCGGGAAGCGATCGTGAATGGCGTTCGCAACTGGCTCTCGTTCCCGGTCATCGCGCACGACAACAAATTCCTCGTTTCGCGCATCGACCTCGCCAAAACCATCGAGCCGCAGCTTCGGCCCCACATGATCCAGCGTAGCGGGAAAGTCACAACCATCGTCCTCGATGCCGGCCACGGCGGGTTCGACAAAGGCGCCGCCAGCACTTTCGGCAACGAAAAAACTTACGCGCTCGATGTCGCCCGCCAGCTTCGCCCCATGCTCCAGGCGAAAGGATTCAAGGTCGTCGTGACCCGCGAGAACGACGTTTTCATTCCGCTCGAAGTCCGGGCCCGGATCGCGAACGCGACCAAAGATTCCATTTTCGTCAGCATTCATTTCAACGCTACCGGTGCGAACCCGCACGCGACCGGTTTCGAGATTTTCTCGCTTACTCCGCGCGGCGCGCCCTCGACGAACGATGAATCGCTCGCGCTCCATTTCGTGAACATGCAGACCGGCAGCCCGGTGGAAGCGCAGAGCTTCGAGCTCTCCGCGGTCGTTTATCATTCGATGCTCGGGCATTTCCTCCAGGAGTTTGACCGCGGCATCAAACGCGCCCGGTTCGCGGTCCTGCGTCACACGAAGATTCCGTCGATCCTCGTCGAGGGCGGTTTCCTCAGCGAAACCGGCGACGCCAAACAGATCGCCGACGCCGGCTGGCGAAAGCAATTGGCCGAATCGATCTGCGTTGGACTCGAAGGCTACCGCGCGCTGGTTGAAAAGAAGCAGCGCCCCATGCTCGTCGCCGAATACCGCGCCCAGGCTTCCGGCGAAATCACAGTCGTCGATCTCGCCGTTCCGCCATCCAAGCTGGAACCTGATGCCGTTATGCCCGTGTCGAACCCGCCCTTCGTCCCCAACATCACTCCGGCGCCAGCTGGGACCCCTCCAACCATCGCCCCGCCCTTGGACAGCGCGCTGACCGGTCCCGACCCGGAACCGTAGCCGGGAAACGTTTGTAGCGACGCCGCTCTGTCGGCGTAAAAGCGCCTAATTTGCTATCGAGCGTTTCACGGCGGCCGAGCGCCGTGGCTACAGCCTCTGAATTTCTTAATTTTCCCTTCTTAATTCTTCCTTCCTTCGTTAGGCTGGCCGCCGAGCAATCAACCGAAAGGAACCCATGAAAAAATACTTCAGCCTCGCAGTGACAGTTTGGTTCGCGTCGATCATCCTCGCCGTTGCCGCAACGCCCGACAAGGACGCGATCATGGCCAAAGAGAAAGAAGCCTGGCAGGCTTTCAAAGACAAGAACGCCGATGCGTTTAAGAAAGTGGTGGATAAGGATTTTCGCGGCGTTTATGCCGAGGGCATCGTCAATCTGGATCAGGAACTGGCTGAGATGAAAACGACCGACATGAAGTCGTTCGCGATCAGCGATTTCACATCCTTCTCCGACGAGAAAGACGTCATAGTCAC
It includes:
- a CDS encoding N-acetylmuramoyl-L-alanine amidase; translation: MNARRSIFLALAGAICLWLSPHSFGAKSKSAKKSAKSSPKSAATPAAKPSPAPNKDWQVIKVGPRDYLSADNIAKFYGLLGNVDATGKSVVLNNGRNQLQVTLDSREAIVNGVRNWLSFPVIAHDNKFLVSRIDLAKTIEPQLRPHMIQRSGKVTTIVLDAGHGGFDKGAASTFGNEKTYALDVARQLRPMLQAKGFKVVVTRENDVFIPLEVRARIANATKDSIFVSIHFNATGANPHATGFEIFSLTPRGAPSTNDESLALHFVNMQTGSPVEAQSFELSAVVYHSMLGHFLQEFDRGIKRARFAVLRHTKIPSILVEGGFLSETGDAKQIADAGWRKQLAESICVGLEGYRALVEKKQRPMLVAEYRAQASGEITVVDLAVPPSKLEPDAVMPVSNPPFVPNITPAPAGTPPTIAPPLDSALTGPDPEP
- a CDS encoding nuclear transport factor 2 family protein; translation: MKKYFSLAVTVWFASIILAVAATPDKDAIMAKEKEAWQAFKDKNADAFKKVVDKDFRGVYAEGIVNLDQELAEMKTTDMKSFAISDFTSFSDEKDVIVTTYKCAIQSSNGGKDTSGTYNCGTVWKMENNVWMAIFHTNAKAETAK